One segment of Halococcus salsus DNA contains the following:
- a CDS encoding ribonucleoside-diphosphate reductase subunit alpha, which translates to MSQQTTNAVDVASILDRARSEYEGALPEAARDDLITEVEHSIYEGASPDEVYQATLQALSGRVEREPAFKRIAGEVFRQRYYREILGEDLTGFDLDRAYRDTFAANLERAIDLDLLDERLVERFDLEDLADYLEIDRDGKFEYMAMSTLYQRYFLKTEQNGEQLELPQAFWMRIAMGLAIEEDDPQARAKEFYDVLSKLEFTPSTPTLFHSGSTHPQLSSCYLTTVEDDLEGIFDAYKHHAQLSKWSGGLGNDWTNLRAGGALIESTGVESTGVIPFLRISNDVTSAINRSGKRRGAACAYLACWHLDYPAFTDLRRNTGDERRRTPDMNTATWIPDLFMKRVEDGEQWTLFSPDEVDDLHDLTGSAFEQRYEEYERMAEDGELRQYERLDAEELWRQMLTRLFETGHPWLTFKDPCNIRSPQDHVGTVHSSNLCTEITLNTSQDETAVCNLGSINYATHIEDGELDREYLAETIETAMRMLDNVVDLCFYPTDRAENSNMKHRPVGLGTMGFHDALMELEVPMDSEAAIEKANRWQEFVSYHAIYNSSKLAEERGAYESYEGSKWDRGLLPQDTVDLLEDERGRTIPTEREETLDWYVVREQIDDHGMRNSNTMAIAPTATVSTINGTTPSIEPLYSNLYVKSNMSGDFTIVNDQLVSDLKERDLWDQEMVDRIKYHDGSIQEIDAVPDDLKELYRGAFEIDPRHQLDLTAHRQTWIDQSVSHNVFFPSTDGSLLTDVYETAWRLGLKTTYYLRTLGASQIEKSTLDMSEYGKTQHRGGSEGMASDGGRPEDEGDDLCRVEDPTCEACQ; encoded by the coding sequence ATGAGCCAGCAAACCACGAACGCCGTCGACGTTGCATCGATCCTCGACAGAGCACGAAGCGAGTACGAGGGAGCCCTCCCCGAAGCGGCACGCGACGACCTCATCACGGAGGTCGAACACAGCATCTACGAGGGGGCGAGCCCCGACGAAGTCTACCAGGCGACGCTCCAGGCCCTCTCCGGACGCGTCGAGCGCGAGCCGGCGTTCAAACGTATCGCCGGCGAGGTGTTCCGCCAGCGATACTATCGGGAGATCCTGGGCGAGGACCTCACCGGCTTCGACCTCGACCGTGCCTACCGCGACACGTTCGCGGCGAACCTCGAACGTGCCATCGACCTCGACCTCCTCGACGAGCGGCTCGTCGAGCGCTTCGACCTCGAAGACCTCGCCGACTACCTCGAGATCGATAGAGATGGCAAATTCGAGTACATGGCGATGTCGACGCTCTACCAGCGCTACTTCCTCAAGACCGAGCAGAACGGCGAACAACTCGAACTCCCGCAGGCCTTCTGGATGCGGATCGCGATGGGACTGGCGATAGAAGAGGACGACCCACAGGCACGGGCGAAGGAGTTCTACGACGTGCTCTCGAAGCTGGAGTTCACGCCCTCTACTCCAACCCTATTCCACAGCGGGTCGACCCACCCGCAGCTCTCGTCGTGTTATTTGACGACCGTCGAGGACGATTTGGAGGGTATCTTCGACGCCTACAAACACCACGCACAGCTCTCGAAGTGGTCGGGCGGCCTCGGCAACGACTGGACCAACCTCCGGGCGGGCGGCGCGCTCATCGAGTCCACCGGTGTCGAGAGCACGGGCGTGATCCCCTTCCTCCGGATCAGCAACGACGTGACCTCCGCGATCAATCGCTCGGGCAAGCGACGCGGCGCGGCGTGTGCGTATCTCGCCTGCTGGCACCTCGACTACCCCGCGTTCACCGACCTCCGGCGGAACACGGGCGACGAGCGCCGCCGGACGCCGGACATGAACACCGCGACCTGGATCCCCGACCTGTTCATGAAACGCGTCGAGGACGGCGAACAGTGGACCCTGTTCTCGCCGGACGAGGTCGACGACCTCCACGATCTCACCGGGTCCGCGTTCGAGCAGCGCTACGAGGAGTACGAGCGAATGGCCGAGGACGGCGAACTTCGCCAGTACGAACGGTTAGATGCTGAGGAGCTCTGGCGGCAGATGCTCACCCGGCTGTTCGAGACCGGTCACCCGTGGCTCACCTTCAAGGACCCCTGTAACATCCGTTCGCCGCAGGACCACGTCGGAACCGTCCACTCCTCGAACCTCTGTACGGAGATCACGCTCAACACGAGCCAGGACGAGACCGCCGTCTGCAACCTCGGCAGCATCAATTACGCCACTCACATCGAAGACGGCGAACTCGACCGCGAGTACCTCGCCGAGACGATCGAGACCGCGATGCGGATGCTCGACAACGTCGTGGATCTCTGTTTCTACCCAACTGACCGGGCCGAGAACTCCAACATGAAACACCGGCCGGTCGGTCTCGGGACGATGGGCTTTCACGACGCGCTGATGGAACTCGAAGTCCCGATGGACTCGGAAGCGGCCATCGAGAAGGCCAACCGCTGGCAGGAGTTCGTCTCCTATCACGCGATCTACAACTCCTCGAAGCTCGCCGAGGAGCGCGGGGCCTACGAGAGTTACGAGGGCTCGAAGTGGGACCGTGGACTCCTCCCGCAGGACACCGTCGACCTCCTCGAGGACGAACGCGGCCGGACGATACCGACCGAACGCGAGGAGACGCTGGACTGGTACGTCGTGCGCGAGCAGATCGACGACCACGGGATGCGGAACTCGAACACGATGGCGATCGCGCCCACCGCGACCGTCTCGACCATCAACGGCACGACACCCTCGATCGAGCCCCTCTACTCGAACCTCTACGTCAAGTCGAACATGTCGGGGGACTTCACCATCGTCAACGACCAACTGGTCTCGGACCTGAAAGAGCGCGACCTCTGGGACCAGGAGATGGTCGACCGGATCAAGTACCACGACGGCTCCATCCAGGAGATCGACGCCGTTCCCGACGACTTGAAGGAGCTCTACCGTGGGGCGTTCGAGATCGACCCGCGCCACCAGCTCGACCTGACGGCCCACCGCCAGACGTGGATCGACCAGTCGGTCTCGCACAACGTCTTCTTCCCCTCGACCGACGGCTCGCTCCTCACGGACGTCTACGAGACGGCGTGGCGGCTGGGGCTGAAGACCACCTACTACCTCCGCACGCTCGGGGCCTCACAGATCGAGAAGTCCACGCTGGACATGTCCGAGTACGGTAAGACCCAGCACAGAGGTGGCTCCGAGGGGATGGCCTCCGACGGTGGCCGGCCCGAAGACGAGGGTGACGACCTCTGTCGCGTCGAGGACCCGACCTGCGAAGCCTGTCAGTAA
- the nrdR gene encoding transcriptional regulator NrdR, giving the protein MQCPDCGDDRTRVIDTETSADRMAVRRRRECQRCSFRFTTYERPEWDSLQVKKRDGAIEPFDRSKLRSGIERAVEKRRVTDETVTDLVDTVETGLQNRETRIVSSGLVGELVSEHLRDVDKVAYIRFVSVYKAFSEPEEFLQELDAVLDAEVDDFEPADRPNT; this is encoded by the coding sequence ATGCAATGCCCGGACTGCGGCGACGACCGAACGCGCGTCATCGACACCGAGACGAGCGCCGACCGGATGGCCGTGCGCCGTCGGCGGGAGTGTCAGCGCTGTTCGTTTCGCTTCACGACCTACGAACGGCCCGAGTGGGATTCCCTCCAGGTCAAAAAGCGCGACGGGGCCATCGAGCCGTTCGACCGCTCCAAACTCCGTTCGGGCATCGAACGGGCGGTGGAGAAGCGCCGTGTCACCGACGAGACCGTGACGGACCTCGTCGACACGGTCGAGACGGGCCTCCAGAACCGCGAGACGCGGATCGTCTCGTCGGGGCTGGTCGGCGAACTCGTCTCGGAGCACCTCCGCGACGTCGACAAGGTCGCCTACATCCGATTCGTCTCGGTCTACAAGGCCTTCTCCGAACCCGAGGAGTTCCTCCAGGAGCTCGACGCCGTTCTCGATGCGGAAGTCGATGATTTCGAACCAGCCGACCGACCAAACACATGA
- a CDS encoding acyl-CoA thioesterase yields MPESHSADATTLQESYTEMSEILMPNDTNNLGRALGGSILHWMDICGAIAARRFSHRQVVTASMDHVDFLAPIELGDVVTVEGYVYDTGRTSMDVKIDVRAERPSKDERNETASSFFTFIALDADESPDPVPELRCPTTAQERLRDAALTERRDRRRALASTVEQ; encoded by the coding sequence ATGCCGGAATCTCACTCGGCGGACGCGACGACCTTGCAGGAATCCTATACGGAGATGAGCGAGATCCTGATGCCGAACGACACCAACAACCTCGGTCGAGCGCTCGGCGGCTCGATACTCCACTGGATGGACATCTGCGGGGCGATCGCGGCACGGCGGTTCTCCCATCGCCAGGTGGTCACGGCCTCGATGGACCACGTCGACTTCCTCGCACCGATAGAGCTGGGTGACGTGGTGACGGTCGAGGGCTACGTCTACGACACCGGGAGGACGAGCATGGACGTCAAGATCGACGTCCGGGCGGAACGACCCAGCAAGGACGAGCGCAACGAGACGGCGAGTTCGTTCTTCACCTTCATCGCGCTCGACGCGGACGAGAGCCCGGACCCGGTTCCCGAACTCCGCTGTCCGACGACCGCGCAGGAACGGCTCCGTGACGCCGCGTTGACCGAACGCCGGGACCGACGGCGGGCGCTCGCCAGCACGGTCGAACAGTAG
- a CDS encoding universal stress protein → MTILVAYDGSGPAQQAVEYAVRNGSTEEIVLLHVVEVPTGLIDAGIDFVQEQLKEERGETTGAVSDELKEFLRAEDVEFRFETAFGKPSREIVSFAEEHDIETIVVGSHGRESVSRVLLGSVAENVVRRSPTTVTVVR, encoded by the coding sequence ATGACGATCCTCGTCGCCTACGACGGGTCGGGTCCGGCACAGCAGGCCGTCGAGTACGCGGTTCGAAACGGCAGCACTGAGGAGATCGTTCTCCTGCACGTCGTCGAAGTCCCCACGGGACTGATAGACGCAGGCATCGACTTCGTTCAAGAACAGCTCAAGGAGGAACGGGGCGAGACGACGGGAGCCGTCTCCGACGAACTCAAGGAGTTCCTCAGGGCCGAAGACGTCGAGTTCCGTTTCGAGACCGCTTTCGGGAAGCCGTCGCGGGAGATCGTCTCGTTCGCCGAGGAGCACGACATCGAGACGATCGTCGTCGGCAGTCACGGACGGGAGAGCGTCTCCCGGGTGCTGTTGGGAAGCGTCGCCGAGAACGTCGTTCGTCGGTCGCCGACGACGGTGACCGTCGTTCGGTGA
- a CDS encoding archaea-specific SMC-related protein: MSQTSVAEHPAEIEASNIGGISETEISFSPGVTILTGRNATNRTSFLQAIMAALGSEHASLKGDSDEGYVELTLGENVYRRALERERGTVVMGGEPYLDDPEGADLFAFLLENNEARQAVARGDDLREVIMRPVDTDAIQAEITRLETRKRDLDDRLDRLDSLDDRLPELEQRRTRLEDRIEDKRADLEAKNTEIENADSTVDDTREQKSAFENALDDLQSTRSELDNVRYRIDTQRESIQALEDERDDLETEIADLSGTPAGDISELDSEIERLRNHKQSLESTISQLQRVLQFNEQMLDGDNPELQTALQETAPRTAANGGGDEDGALTDQLLADEEETTVCWTCGSEVDREAIDETLESLRSLREEKAHERNELNTELNELTSQRDALRNERDQHERLQRKLDDIDREVDEREDTIDDLTSERDRLEDEIGELEADVDELEDQDHSELLDLHKEANQLEFELGRLENDLEDVDEEVESVEEQLDEREELKRERADLQDELADLRTRIEQLESEAVEEFNDHMETILGILEYANIDRIWIERTERTVREGRRKVQRSVFDLHVVRSTDDGRTYEDTIDHLSESEREVTGLVFALAGYLVHELHENLPFIVLDSLEALDSDRIAALVEYFSDYAEYLVVALLPEDAAGLDERHERITTI; encoded by the coding sequence ATGAGCCAGACAAGTGTTGCAGAACACCCCGCCGAGATAGAGGCAAGCAATATCGGGGGGATCTCCGAGACGGAGATCTCGTTCTCCCCAGGTGTGACTATCCTCACGGGGCGGAACGCGACCAATCGAACCTCGTTCCTCCAGGCTATCATGGCTGCTCTCGGGAGCGAACACGCTTCGCTGAAGGGGGACTCGGACGAAGGATACGTCGAACTCACGCTCGGGGAGAACGTGTATCGACGGGCGCTCGAACGCGAACGGGGGACGGTCGTGATGGGTGGGGAGCCGTATCTCGACGACCCCGAAGGGGCCGACCTCTTCGCCTTCCTCCTCGAGAACAACGAGGCGCGCCAGGCGGTCGCACGTGGCGACGACCTCCGTGAAGTGATCATGCGTCCGGTCGACACCGACGCCATCCAGGCCGAGATCACGCGGCTCGAAACCCGCAAACGCGACCTCGACGACCGGCTCGACAGGCTGGATTCGCTCGACGACCGACTCCCGGAGCTCGAACAACGGCGCACACGGCTCGAAGACCGGATCGAGGACAAACGTGCCGACCTCGAAGCGAAGAACACAGAGATCGAGAACGCCGACAGCACCGTCGACGACACGCGCGAGCAGAAGTCCGCCTTCGAGAACGCGCTCGACGACCTCCAGTCGACCCGGTCGGAGCTCGACAACGTCCGCTATCGAATCGACACACAGCGCGAGAGCATCCAGGCGCTCGAAGACGAGCGCGACGACCTCGAAACCGAGATAGCGGACCTCTCGGGGACACCCGCCGGGGACATCTCCGAACTCGATTCGGAGATCGAGCGACTCCGGAACCACAAGCAGTCGCTCGAATCCACGATCTCCCAGCTCCAGCGGGTGCTCCAGTTCAACGAGCAGATGCTCGACGGCGACAACCCCGAGCTCCAGACCGCGCTGCAGGAGACCGCCCCGCGAACCGCCGCGAACGGGGGCGGGGACGAGGACGGTGCACTCACCGACCAGCTGCTCGCCGACGAGGAGGAGACGACCGTCTGTTGGACCTGTGGGAGCGAGGTCGACCGGGAGGCGATCGACGAGACCCTCGAAAGCCTCCGTTCGCTCCGCGAGGAGAAGGCCCACGAGCGCAACGAACTCAACACCGAACTCAACGAGTTGACCTCGCAGCGCGATGCGCTCCGCAACGAGCGCGACCAGCACGAGCGCCTCCAGCGCAAACTCGACGACATCGACCGCGAGGTCGACGAGCGCGAGGACACGATCGACGACCTGACGAGCGAACGCGACCGGCTCGAAGACGAGATCGGTGAGCTCGAAGCCGACGTCGACGAACTCGAAGACCAGGACCACAGCGAACTGCTCGACCTCCACAAGGAGGCGAACCAGCTCGAGTTCGAACTCGGGCGGCTCGAAAACGACCTGGAGGACGTCGACGAGGAGGTCGAATCGGTCGAGGAGCAGCTCGACGAGCGCGAGGAGCTCAAACGGGAGCGCGCCGACCTCCAGGACGAGCTCGCCGACCTCCGAACCCGGATCGAGCAGCTCGAATCCGAAGCGGTCGAGGAGTTCAACGACCACATGGAGACGATCCTCGGGATCCTCGAGTACGCGAACATCGACCGGATCTGGATCGAACGAACCGAGCGGACCGTGCGAGAGGGCCGGCGCAAGGTCCAGCGAAGCGTCTTCGACCTCCACGTGGTCCGGAGCACCGACGACGGCCGGACTTACGAGGACACGATCGACCACCTCTCCGAGAGCGAACGCGAGGTCACAGGGCTCGTGTTCGCGCTCGCGGGCTATCTGGTTCACGAACTCCACGAGAACCTCCCGTTTATCGTACTCGATTCGCTCGAAGCGCTGGACTCGGACCGGATCGCCGCACTCGTCGAGTACTTCAGCGACTACGCCGAGTACCTCGTCGTCGCCCTCCTCCCCGAGGACGCCGCCGGCCTCGACGAGCGCCACGAGCGCATCACGACCATCTGA
- a CDS encoding class I adenylate-forming enzyme family protein — MSTPAEIEAMLDTADASGLVFDDANADLARTVLDRTDLDCALRTGDGSIERPLVEDYGTALDTAPEEKPDRTGNEYGVFFTSGTTSDPKALLFDQEQLWHGSTQVIMEMSIEETDRALVTTPWFHMVTTDAWILPHLQAGATLVLQPTFDPETALEHIADHDLTGLLAVPTQLTAMIDAQVEAEYDVDTLSYIRTGGSVVTPRLIRRASEHLTEGVYNTYGLTEGGPNLAFAHPSRQTDHTGTIGTESFMWELRVVEAASPGELPDAESVVDPGETGELLARGPAMTDGYLGDPPAAETLFVDGWLRTNDVVHVDEGGYLHVVDRVDNMVITGGENVYPQEIERIFEGHDAVRESVVFGRPDEEWGEALCAVISTTEAVTEAELDGFCLDHDDLADFKRPRRYALTTELLPRTDTGTLQRTAAIERFFE, encoded by the coding sequence ATGAGCACCCCGGCGGAGATCGAAGCCATGCTCGACACGGCGGACGCGTCAGGGCTCGTCTTCGACGATGCAAACGCCGACCTCGCACGGACCGTCCTCGACCGGACCGACCTCGACTGTGCGCTCCGGACGGGCGACGGCTCTATCGAGCGCCCGCTGGTCGAGGACTACGGAACCGCTCTCGATACGGCACCTGAGGAAAAGCCGGACCGAACGGGAAACGAGTACGGTGTGTTCTTCACCAGTGGGACCACCAGCGACCCGAAGGCGTTGTTGTTCGACCAAGAGCAGCTGTGGCACGGCAGCACCCAGGTCATCATGGAGATGAGCATCGAGGAGACCGACCGTGCGCTGGTCACGACGCCGTGGTTCCACATGGTGACGACCGACGCGTGGATACTTCCGCACCTCCAGGCCGGCGCGACGCTCGTGCTCCAGCCCACGTTCGACCCCGAGACCGCGCTCGAACACATCGCCGACCACGACCTCACGGGACTGCTCGCGGTGCCAACGCAGCTGACCGCGATGATCGACGCCCAGGTCGAAGCGGAATACGACGTCGACACACTGTCGTATATCCGTACTGGCGGTTCGGTCGTAACGCCACGGCTGATCCGGCGCGCGTCGGAACACCTCACCGAGGGCGTCTACAACACCTACGGCCTCACTGAAGGTGGGCCGAACCTCGCGTTCGCCCATCCATCGCGACAGACCGACCACACCGGTACCATCGGGACGGAATCGTTCATGTGGGAACTCAGAGTCGTGGAGGCGGCCTCGCCCGGCGAACTTCCCGACGCCGAATCGGTGGTCGATCCCGGTGAAACCGGCGAACTCCTCGCACGCGGCCCCGCGATGACCGATGGCTATCTCGGGGATCCACCGGCCGCGGAGACGCTGTTCGTCGATGGATGGCTCCGCACCAACGACGTCGTTCACGTCGACGAGGGGGGCTATCTCCACGTCGTCGACCGGGTAGACAACATGGTGATCACCGGCGGCGAGAACGTCTACCCACAGGAGATCGAGCGGATCTTTGAGGGCCACGACGCCGTGCGCGAGTCCGTCGTCTTCGGCCGACCGGACGAGGAGTGGGGCGAGGCCCTGTGCGCGGTGATTTCGACGACCGAAGCGGTCACCGAAGCCGAACTCGATGGGTTCTGTCTCGACCACGACGACCTCGCGGATTTCAAGCGACCTCGACGGTACGCGCTCACTACGGAGCTCCTCCCACGGACCGATACCGGAACGCTCCAGCGCACAGCGGCGATCGAGCGCTTCTTCGAATGA
- a CDS encoding anthranilate synthase component I family protein — translation MHETDVVTTEGGFEAVAHGVADGTRVPVEVRVAVDDPFDAYRRARRGGGQWDFYLETTGGQPGWGYFGVDPVDRLEVTTDETPTLAALANRLGEEELARGSCDVPYPCGAVGWLSYDVARELESLPTSATDDRELPTLQLGVYDRVAAWEHGGDPDDRTTLRVTACPRVGGATATESGSGTNGADRAATAYERGRERALDLVRRLVDGDPAVGEPPVATRTARFESDCGRAAFADRVRRVKEHVRDGDTFQANISQRLVAPAAVHPVEAFAALRDVNPAPYSALLEFPGVDLVSASPELLFARDGDRLSTEPIAGTRPRGASPEADAAYERDLLTDEKERAEHAMLVDLERNDLGKVSEYGSVDVTEYRRVDRYSEVMHLVSQVDGTLREDAGLAEAVAALFPGGTITGAPKPRTMEIIEDVEATRRGPYTGSIGIFGFDDRVTMNIIIRTLVRHGDEYHLRAGAGIVHDSVPEREYEETLSKARALVSAVDEALGRTADLSIEQTDPGTEHDEAAGAESERGGPAAR, via the coding sequence ATGCACGAAACGGACGTCGTCACGACCGAAGGCGGGTTCGAGGCGGTCGCCCACGGGGTGGCCGACGGAACCCGGGTTCCGGTCGAGGTTCGGGTCGCCGTCGACGACCCGTTCGACGCCTACCGCCGCGCTCGACGGGGCGGTGGGCAGTGGGACTTCTACCTCGAAACGACCGGCGGGCAGCCCGGCTGGGGCTACTTCGGGGTCGACCCGGTCGACCGGCTCGAAGTCACGACCGACGAGACGCCGACGCTCGCGGCGCTCGCGAACCGACTCGGCGAGGAGGAGCTCGCGCGTGGCTCCTGTGACGTCCCGTATCCCTGCGGCGCGGTCGGCTGGCTCTCCTACGACGTCGCCCGCGAGCTCGAAAGCCTCCCGACGAGCGCGACCGACGACCGCGAGCTGCCAACGCTTCAGCTCGGGGTCTACGACCGGGTCGCCGCCTGGGAACACGGCGGCGACCCGGACGACCGAACCACGCTCCGGGTCACTGCCTGCCCGCGGGTCGGTGGAGCCACGGCGACCGAGAGCGGCTCCGGGACGAACGGAGCCGATCGGGCTGCGACGGCGTACGAGCGCGGGCGTGAGCGAGCGCTCGACCTGGTTCGGCGGCTGGTCGACGGCGACCCCGCCGTCGGGGAACCGCCGGTCGCCACCCGAACGGCGCGGTTCGAGAGCGACTGCGGTCGAGCCGCGTTCGCCGACCGGGTTCGACGCGTCAAGGAACACGTTCGGGACGGGGACACGTTCCAAGCGAACATCTCCCAGCGGCTCGTCGCCCCGGCCGCAGTCCACCCCGTCGAGGCGTTCGCCGCCCTCCGGGACGTCAACCCGGCACCCTACTCCGCCCTGCTCGAATTCCCCGGCGTCGACCTGGTCAGCGCGAGCCCCGAACTCCTGTTCGCCCGGGACGGCGACCGCCTCTCGACCGAACCGATCGCGGGGACGCGACCACGCGGTGCGTCCCCCGAGGCCGACGCGGCGTACGAACGCGACCTCCTGACCGACGAGAAGGAACGCGCCGAGCACGCCATGCTCGTCGACCTCGAACGGAACGACCTCGGGAAGGTCTCCGAATACGGCTCGGTCGACGTCACCGAGTACCGCCGCGTCGACCGCTACTCCGAGGTCATGCACCTCGTCTCTCAGGTCGACGGGACGCTTCGAGAGGATGCGGGCCTCGCCGAGGCGGTCGCCGCCCTCTTTCCCGGCGGCACGATCACCGGCGCGCCCAAACCCCGGACCATGGAGATCATCGAGGACGTCGAAGCCACCCGTCGCGGCCCGTACACGGGCTCGATCGGTATCTTCGGCTTCGACGACCGCGTGACCATGAACATCATCATCCGGACGCTGGTCCGCCACGGCGACGAGTACCACCTCCGTGCGGGAGCCGGGATCGTCCACGATTCGGTTCCCGAGCGGGAGTACGAGGAGACGCTCTCGAAAGCCCGTGCGCTCGTCTCGGCCGTCGACGAAGCGCTCGGTCGGACGGCGGACCTCTCGATCGAGCAGACGGACCCCGGAACCGAGCACGACGAAGCGGCGGGAGCGGAGAGCGAACGAGGGGGGCCGGCGGCGCGATGA
- a CDS encoding anthranilate synthase component II has protein sequence MTILVIDNYDSFAYNLVQYVGVHTDVVVRRNDAIDLAGIDALDPDGIVVSPGPGSPESAGVSVPIFRDLDYPTLGVCLGHQALCVANGAPVGHAESVVHGKSSTISHDGSGVFEGLLDRFDCGRYHSLAVRRANLPDSLVETATTLDEEAVVMGVRHVDRPHEGIQFHPESVLTDVGEQMMATFCDRCEGSDS, from the coding sequence ATGACGATACTGGTCATCGACAACTACGACTCGTTCGCCTACAACCTCGTCCAGTACGTCGGCGTCCACACCGACGTCGTGGTCCGGCGGAACGATGCGATCGACCTCGCCGGGATCGACGCGCTCGACCCCGACGGGATCGTCGTCTCCCCCGGTCCGGGGAGCCCGGAGTCGGCCGGCGTCTCCGTCCCGATCTTCAGGGACCTCGACTATCCGACGCTCGGGGTCTGCCTCGGTCACCAGGCACTCTGTGTCGCCAACGGCGCTCCCGTCGGCCACGCCGAGTCGGTCGTGCACGGGAAGTCCTCGACCATCTCGCACGACGGAAGCGGGGTGTTCGAGGGTCTCCTGGACCGGTTCGACTGTGGTCGATACCACTCGCTCGCCGTGCGACGGGCGAACCTCCCGGACTCGCTGGTCGAGACGGCGACGACCCTCGACGAGGAGGCGGTCGTCATGGGCGTTCGCCACGTCGACCGCCCGCACGAGGGCATCCAGTTCCATCCCGAGAGCGTGCTCACGGACGTCGGGGAGCAGATGATGGCCACGTTCTGTGACCGATGCGAGGGAAGTGACTCGTAG
- a CDS encoding aminotransferase class IV has translation MERYYHVDGELRPADEATVNVRDRGFLYGDAAFETLRAYGGTVFEWSRHLERLHSTAETLGMGDSVPDEEDLRARVRETLSANELTDAYVRLSVTRGVQPGKLTPDPDVDPTVVVIVDGLPRGGTAGTSVWDDRAVVRTVETRRVPDEAVPATTKTHNYLNGILARLELRRAGADPAEPSDSTADEALLRDGEGYLAEGTTSNVFFVADGVLRTPSTDGSLLPGVTRSVVLDLARDSAVPVETGRYTIRDLQSADEAFLTNTTWEIRPIAAVDGVEFSEDPITRRLQDRFDELVEDRHY, from the coding sequence ATGGAGCGATACTACCACGTCGACGGGGAACTCCGGCCGGCCGACGAGGCGACGGTGAACGTCCGTGACCGGGGATTCCTCTACGGCGACGCGGCCTTCGAGACCCTGCGGGCCTACGGCGGGACCGTCTTCGAGTGGTCGAGGCACCTGGAGCGGCTTCACTCGACCGCGGAAACGCTTGGAATGGGCGATTCGGTGCCGGACGAGGAGGACCTGCGGGCGCGCGTCCGTGAGACGCTCAGCGCGAACGAACTGACGGACGCCTACGTTCGTCTCTCGGTCACCCGAGGCGTGCAGCCGGGGAAGCTCACCCCGGACCCCGACGTCGACCCGACGGTCGTCGTCATCGTCGACGGACTCCCCCGAGGGGGCACGGCGGGGACGTCCGTCTGGGACGACCGGGCCGTCGTTCGCACGGTCGAGACCCGCCGTGTGCCGGACGAAGCCGTCCCGGCGACCACGAAGACGCACAACTACCTCAACGGGATCCTCGCCCGGCTCGAACTGCGCCGGGCCGGAGCCGACCCGGCCGAACCATCGGACTCGACCGCCGACGAGGCGCTGCTCCGCGACGGGGAGGGATATCTCGCCGAGGGCACGACGAGCAACGTCTTCTTCGTCGCCGACGGCGTGCTTCGGACGCCGAGTACGGACGGGTCGCTCCTCCCCGGCGTGACCCGGTCGGTCGTGCTCGACCTCGCCCGCGATTCGGCCGTCCCCGTCGAGACGGGACGGTACACGATTCGGGATCTCCAGTCGGCCGACGAGGCGTTCCTGACGAACACGACGTGGGAGATCCGGCCGATCGCCGCCGTCGACGGCGTCGAGTTCTCGGAGGATCCGATAACCCGCCGTCTGCAGGACCGGTTCGACGAGCTGGTCGAGGATCGGCACTACTGA